Proteins from a genomic interval of Mycolicibacterium grossiae:
- a CDS encoding enoyl-CoA hydratase/isomerase family protein: MPARAQEPPPPEEIVRYAKDPDTKIATITFDRPEYLNAPTSAARLRYADLLRGITVDDDVKVVVIRGVGENLGSGADLPDFMAGTDADRLAELRIDDPDVVHPPQGSFRHGATMGAWYANVAAGNRALQECKKISIVEAKGYCYGWHFYQCADADLVIASDDALFGHPSFRYFGWGPRMWTWVLTMGLRPFQEMVFTGRPFTAAQMKECNFLNTVVAREDLEAEVAKYARACARNRPVDSVFQQKMFFEVVKQFQGEYLGSLLSAVFESLGGTARPDAGDFMLADALDAGLADAVNANDADFPPEFRLSKSARNPSPEASP; this comes from the coding sequence TCGCGACGATCACCTTCGACCGTCCGGAGTACCTGAATGCGCCGACGTCGGCGGCGCGGCTGCGCTACGCCGACCTGCTGCGCGGCATCACGGTCGACGACGACGTGAAGGTCGTGGTCATCCGCGGCGTGGGCGAGAACCTGGGCAGCGGCGCCGATCTGCCGGACTTCATGGCGGGCACGGACGCCGATCGGCTCGCCGAACTGCGGATCGACGACCCGGACGTCGTGCACCCACCGCAGGGCTCCTTCCGGCACGGCGCCACGATGGGCGCCTGGTACGCCAACGTGGCCGCGGGCAATCGTGCGCTGCAGGAGTGCAAGAAGATCAGCATCGTCGAGGCGAAGGGCTACTGCTACGGCTGGCACTTCTACCAGTGCGCCGACGCCGATCTCGTCATCGCGAGCGACGATGCGCTGTTCGGCCATCCGTCGTTTCGCTACTTCGGCTGGGGGCCACGGATGTGGACGTGGGTGCTCACCATGGGTCTGCGGCCCTTTCAGGAGATGGTGTTCACCGGACGTCCCTTCACCGCCGCGCAGATGAAGGAGTGCAACTTCCTCAACACCGTCGTCGCCCGCGAGGACCTCGAGGCCGAGGTGGCGAAGTATGCACGGGCGTGTGCACGGAACCGCCCGGTGGACAGCGTCTTTCAACAGAAGATGTTCTTCGAGGTGGTCAAGCAGTTCCAGGGCGAGTACCTCGGCAGCCTGCTGTCGGCGGTGTTCGAGTCCCTCGGCGGCACGGCCCGTCCCGACGCCGGGGACTTCATGCTGGCCGACGCGCTCGACGCGGGTCTCGCCGACGCCGTCAACGCCAATGACGCGGACTTCCCGCCCGAGTTCCGGCTGAGCAAGTCGGCGCGGAACCCGTCGCCGGAAGCGTCGCCGTGA